Genomic DNA from Lactuca sativa cultivar Salinas chromosome 8, Lsat_Salinas_v11, whole genome shotgun sequence:
AAAAGGAAAACAGTAGAGATTGCGCATGGGAGCGGGAGCGGGTTGAGAATGCGGCCACCCACTTTCACGAAATGGGGGTAACGCGGGTACCTTTGGTTACCACTCTAAAGAGTCACGAATAAACCCTTTCAATAGCCAAAAAGAAAAACTATACATAGACAACCATGTATATATTTATCGAGTTTTTGTTGATATTTCTATGATTTCTTTTATCTTCTTACACATCATAACCAACCTTTTACTTTCTTGTACGAGATTGCTAAACATTAATCTGCTatagaaacacaaaaaaaaaccttTAAAATTCAAAAACATAATTGACTAGCAATAAAGTTTATTAGAGAGATGTATACTCAATAAATTACCTGGTATTATACACCATTTTTACAATAAATGATACCTTTTATCAATGAATTTTGAGAAGTAATTCGCCGGTAACCCATAGCACAACATTCATTAAAACAATGGGGTGGGAAAAATTGCTTTGGAAAAAGAAATTACTTGTCTTGGAGCAATAcgtgatttttatattttattactaTCTTTTAGTGCTTGTTCATCACCAAAAGTAACAAAAAAGTATCTTGGAATATATCTTTTACTTCGACAAATGAGGGACAAAAATTCTCACCCATGCAAAACATGGCAACTCCAGAACCAGCTTTTGACATAATCAGTATCGATCCTTCTAAGATGTTCGGCATTTGAACGTTCCACCTGAATTGATATGTTTAAACAGAAGATGAGAACGAGTTCTATATGTTTTCTAATTGCTCAAAACTATAATAAATAAACGAACGTTAGAGTAAACCGAAGGAGAGGACCTAAATAATGGTAGCATATATTactaacatattttttttatagtaCGTAGGTTAATTCGTACACAAGTTTTTGTCTATATGATTTAAAAAGGTTATAgaatatgctaaaataaataaataaaagttattgttatatatatgacaaaaaaaattattgtatACCAATCAcctaatatttataattaatgaTATACGCAGCTTATAAAACTTAATTGCACCATTCCTAAATTGTACGTTGATAATCAGTGATAGCATACCTATACGATACGAGTGCCCAAAAAAGTCCCAGaatacaagcataagagttagGGTTCTTAGAAAGCTTAAGCCCAACAGTCTTCATCAAAATCAACACAGAATTAGGTCTTCTACTTTTGTCCCCTTCACTTTCGTTCTCAAGGTCCATGGCTGATTTGTCCACTGCAACTGCTAAATCCATCTGTTTTTTCGCACGCTGGATTTCTAGCATGAACAGCTGAAACATACTCCATATCATAGATTGCAAAATTGAAGATTGGATGACCATATTCTCTCCCAAGCTCCCATACATTGCTCGCATAAGTGGAACCCCTACAACAAGAGTATTATTCAAGCTAGATAAAGAGAAGCTTGTCACTGACCATTGATAGCTGCCTTTACTACTACAATTAGCCCATAATGATATTGTTACAAGGATGATGGCTTTGGAGATAACATCAGCAGCTATGAAGAGATGATTGAATTGGTAGGGATTGATGCGAGTAGTGAACTCGAATGTGAAGAGTGGCATGATGAAGTAGCAATTAAGCCGATTTATTGTATCACAGTCGCTGGGGTTGAACATGTTCCACCACTTCACCGAACCATAGCCTAAAGTTAGTGCTACATAGAGAGGAAGCATAGCAGTTAGCACATTATAAATGTCTTCCCACCCTATCATTGTGGGTTgatatattttattttctgttgATTAGAAACAAACTAATGGTATATTTTTTGTGGAGGTAAACAATGAGATGATTTCAGTATTTATATACGAAATGGAGTGTTCGAGCTATTCGTTTACAGACCACTTTAGTTAACACAAGTTGAGATATCGTAATCTGTACTTTGTTAATGGGAACAGTGATGTCACGATTTTTACCTTAAAATTAGTGCACTGATACCTAAAATGCATGGGTAGACTTGTAATTGGGAACACTCCATATTACACTCAAAAAGGGTTACTCAAAATCATGGCTTTTTGCAATCATAATTTATTCAAGTTCGTGATCTAATATAACATTTGATCGATCTCATCGTAAGTCTACAGGatgttcaaaaaaaattaataatatatttttgaaAGTTACTTTTAATGATACAACGCAACTTTTATACATAATGATGTCTTTTTTAGCAGATTCACTCAAAATCAAAAATCTAAATCAAATTACAAAGTGGATGATCATACCGAGCTTTACAGTTTACACCGGCTATAGTCGTGAACCTGGCCCACAGCTCCTTCCATAATAACAATGACACGTGTTTAATGTTTGCCCATTTTCTACGTCACTTTCACCATTTTACGGCTGTGCTAAAAAGTGTAATATTAGGTTGGGCTATATGAAAAAAGTACACGTTGTATGATGTTAAATATACATAATTGATGGGATAACCCTCGTATAGGACAAAGGGTTAGATATTGACACTTTGTGGCTCCTACTCACTTTATAGCTCCCATTCTCTTCTCTACTTTATAATTCCTTCTTTACTTTATGTTTTCTGTTgctgaaaataaaaaatatggttCCCATCGGAATCGCCACAACTCCGGGGATGGTAATACAATTTATGTTTCTTGACTGTTCCCAGATTCTTAGGCGGCCGGAACTCGCTACACCATCTCGAGGGCAATAGTTTTATAGTTCATAGTTATAGCATCAAtatcaataataattaataaagtgTTCCCAAGTATTATGGTGCTTTCCTTGGTCATTATCGGAAGTCCTTTACATCTGTCCGCATAAGTTCAATGCGTGTCTATTCACAGCCATGTAGACAACAACAGAAGTACTGTTCCTCATACTTTTTCGTTTTTAACGTGGAGCTTAGAAAAAGAGATATTCATTGACACACGATTGCATCTTATGCTCCTCACTTTATCCAGGTAGGGTTTCAACAAACTCTGCCTCTATCTATATCCAACGTTTTTCTATCCCAAGTGTATTGCACAACATAATTCATAAAGTTATGCATCGATTTATATCCACACACCTCAAGTAAATGGTCAAAATTGGATGGCTACCATTAAATGTTTCCGAAGACAATTGATAGCTATCTTTTCATCTGCAGCATGCATTTATTCTTGGCTAATTTTGTACGTATCCTTCTAATTGCTTGGTATGTCCTTGTGTGAGTGGGTGAGTGTGTACCTCAAGATTTGATAATTTATGTGAATGAAGGGTTCATATAGTAGCACCCttactcttttgtatgtgtatgtTGATGTTTGTGTATGCATTAGATCCATAAAATAGAAAAATGAAGCCTAAATTTGTGTAAAGCGGTATTCGTTGCACTAATATTCAGTGGCGGATTCAGAACTAAATATAAGTGGGGcctattttcataaaaaaaaaaatataaacacataaaattcaaaacttttttGGGGTTTTGAGGTAAATAAAATGTCAATTGGGGCAATTTAATGTACAAATAGGTGTTAAGGAGGGTGTTTTtagtaaaaatatgatttttgaagggtttattaataataaaaatggtgGGACACATTTCTAAGTGGGGTCCATGCACCCCCCTAAATGGGGCTGCATCCGCCACTACCAATATTGAATGTAGAGCATAGAAATAACGTAGAATTATGTTTGGTAATTAATCGTAAGTCATAACTAAGTCATTTTTATTATTAGATAGAACATAAACTTAGTAAGGATTGTTGAAATGGAGTTAGGGTCAACTCTCAAAGAATTAGAGAATATGGCCCAACCGATGTTTGCGAAGGTGGGTCTCTTCCCCTTAAATACCTTGGGATTTCGGTTGGGGGTGGAAAGCTCGTTCTCTTTCTGTTGCTGCAGCAGGTTGATCTTATGTAAATTCGTCCCCGGGCCTCTTGGTTCCTACCTTTTTTCTCTTTATAAAGTCACATCCATGGTTTTATCGAAGCTAGAAAGTTTTAAAAACAAGTACTTATGGGGCGGAGGTAGGGACGGAAAGAAAATCACTTAGGTCTCTTAACAAGTCTTGAATTCTAAAAGGAATGGTTGTCTGGACATCAGTAGCCTGAAGGCTTTCAGTATCTCTTTGCTTTGTAAATGGTGGTGGAGGTACAGAGCAGGCCCCAACTATCTTTGAACAGAAGTTATTACTTGCTTGTATGGTCCTAGTGGTGGTCTTGACGTTCCTAGGTCTACTCAGAGTAAATCAActacatggggggggggggggatttgtGATATTGGCATTGACCTTTTAAGTCATGATTTGGACTTAAACTCCCTGTTACAGCATGGCGACGCCTTTGGGAATCAAAACCAAGGTAATTGGATATCGAAGTTGGATAACAAGGGTGTTTTCTAGGTTAGTTCCTTGCAAAAGGTTTTTGACGACGTGTTCTTACCTTCTGTCCCTCTAGCAACGATTTGATCAAGGTTGTCCTCAGTAAAATTAACATGTTCATTTGGAGACTTAGATTAGGTAGCCCGCCTCCTAAGGTGAACCTTGTAAGAATAGTGGTGATAATCCATAATTTATGTTGCTCGATATGCAACACCACCAAGGAAAAGGAGGGGCATTTGTTTGTTTTGTGTTCTTTAGCCAGAGAATTATTGGAAAAGCTAGTAATGTGGTGGTCAAATCTCCCAAACTTTTACAATATAAACTCTATTGAAGATCATATTCTAGACTCAGCCATGCATAGATGGTCTAGTTTTCAAGTTAGCAAATTTGACGTGGTTATCAAGGCCTTCCTTTTGAGTCTTTTGTCTTACGGAAATGGGATTTGTTTCAATGGAAAGGCCAAAAGCATCCTTATCTTTGTAGAGGAATTCAATTCTTTGTTTTTTCATTGAATTAGATGAAGAGGAAAAGGTTGTAAGTATTTAAAATGGGAAGATTGGATGTAAGTTGTTGGTTCTTTGTAATGTCACGAATTTCAAggaaaaaattgttttatttatcAAAATAGAAGTCTAGAACCCATTACAAAAAGCATTGTCATACATTTATTTGAAAATAGAGGTCAAGCAAAAgtcttaaaatattatttattgtcTTCGATGCAAGTACATTCATGCGGGAACCTTTCTTCGATCCGAAGAGCAACCTAAAAATCAGTTATTCAACAACTGTAAGTCGAGGCTTAATGAATTCCCTCAAGATATCACATACCACAACATATataatatacatacacatattgGCCTTCAGCTTATAGCTAGTCCGCAACTTTGCCTTCAGCATGTAGTTGGTCCCTTTCCTTTGGCCTTTAGCAAAAAGCTAGTCCGCTCAAGTCTATTAGCCTTCAGCACAAGGTTGGTCCACCCTCAACTCAACATATATAACAACGTACATATAGCAACAGTCCACACAACAGGCAACTAACTATCGTAGCCTAATTGCCTAATTGCATACTACATGACaactatatcctaacatacaaaaTATACATACCGAAGTATACATTATATTGAGAAGACAGTTTCTCAGATGGTTAACAGCTATCCGGGCAATCCAATTGGCAAGTACATGCCTAACAAGTACTAAACTATAATATTGTAGCTTATTAGTCCTTACAGAAATATGGTAATATATGCTAGATCTATCATTAATCCAAATTAACATCggtagttctatcaaataaggatcagtcAGGCTGGACAGTTGGGAGGAAAGACCATCTCGACATATagtttttctgaaatccaacaatcaATCCAACGTGACAATTCTAGACACATGtctcataagtagatcaatcagcatTATGAACAAAATTACTGatacacactactagaaaacagacaTTTAATGACGCGCATTTTACGACACGCTCTAATTAACGATGCgcaaaaggacgtgcccttaaaatagagtcatctctccaaaaaaattatggatttacgtcacgctttattgcgtgcccttaatttagtgtctcaaaaaaaacacggagggcgctttatcttaaacgcgcgtcgtctgtacctgtcgctttataattttaatgaaacgtgCTTTTAGTAGACagggggaaacgaaatccccaaaattttgaaaacccgcctttttTCTATCATCTATCTATCTTTCATCCTTGCAATCCATTCTCCCCTCTCTGATACTCTCTCCTCTAGACTCCTTTTTGAAAAATATCATGTAAAGTCATAGAGATAGAGTCTGAAATCATCAAGAGGAGAACAAGAAGATAAAGCGATCGTGAATCGTAATTGATCTGTGAGGTCTCCTCGTCAATGGCCTCGACCAAATCTAAAACCTCGAATTCAGATCTAATCAAAATGGATTCAGGCCTCACTTCTCTCTCATAGCGATTTAGGGATTTTGGTACAAGGTATTGACTCTTAGACACCagcgaattagggtttttcttacAAGGTTTTTCTATACGCTTTGATTTCTCAAATGAAGAATCGATAATGTTGgatttcaaaaaagaaaaataaagctaATGTTTGTTTCTTTCTCTGCTCTTATACTTTCTTAACTTCGTTTGGGGTTTGTTTAGAATTTGGATTCAGATCTATTTGTGTTGATGGCTGATTCAGATTGGAAGAGTTCCAATCTATGACAATGGCCGACCCACGGTAATTATATTCCTGTTATCAAGCCATGTTAGAACCCTCTATCCAAAAGAATCTGATTGGTTCTTCTCGTTTCATCAAAATCGGAGCAGATGTTGGCACTTCGCTTAAAGGCACATCATACTAGAGGGAAAATTTAAGGGCATTTAAGGTATTTTCAATAATATTAGTTCTAGGGCTTCCTATATTATGGAGAAAGGCAACGACGTGTTTCTCTGTGGCGATGGGAACAACACACTCTGACGCGCACATCCACACGCTCTTTGTCTGGTGAGTGTGTGCGATAGCGACAACAAGAAAAACCGAGAGAGGTTAAGGGATCGATTTAGGAGAGGAAGAAGAGATGTGGGAGAGAGACATGGTTAACAGAAGCATCGATCAAGAAAGAAGGCAGCACCAAGGTCGTTGCTACTGTCGCTCCCGACAAAACAACATTTACAATGGCCGATGGAAGATGGAAAGTAAACAAAGTAATTGAAATTGATAAGAAGCATCCCCAAACATTTTGATTTCCTTCTATTCAACAGATTTTTGGAGGTACTTTCTAagctaaagtttgaattttgaatATAGATAGGATATTACATATTGAATGTTAAAGATTTTGATAATCAGTTTTCTTGCAAGAACTCCTAAATTGCTTCTACAAATCTAACTATTTTGACCCTAAATAATCAGAAAACTAATATTATAATGAGATTTGACTCAGTTTGAAGAAACAACTCCTTAAACAAGAATGTTTAAGGACTCATCCATAGTTTTTTTACCTACAGGAAACCATCAGATGTGAGCTagtatgattttatttttaattggttTGTTTTTAGGTGTCCAGACTGAGTTCATATCTGGTGATTAAAATGGGAATATCCGTGTCTGGGACTTGACTGCAAACTCTTGTAGCTGTGAGCTggtatgattttatttttaattttcaacATATATACATTGATTAAGCTGTATGGGTTTAAAGTTTTAACAAAACCCAGGTGCCATAGGTTGATACATCAATGAGATCATTGACAGTGATGTGGGATGGAAGCTTGGTTGTTGCTGTAAACAACAAAGGAACTTGTTATGTCTGGAGGCTCTTACGTGGGACACaggtaaattcactatttattcTCTTTTTTCATCTAatattgtttcttttttacttaatctgATCTTATGATTTGTGTTATTTACTGCAGATAATGACCAATTTTACATTACTATATATATACTTACATGTCTTAAAAAAATGTCGCAtgctttttttaattaatataatagtaataatatcgtATGTGTGTTTCAGGGCACCAACGATGGGTATGGGATTGGGTGTTTTCTGTAGATGGTGCTAATCTCATTACAGGTGTACATTTGATAAAATTTCCCTCTTtttgatataataataataataataatgattaaAAGTAACATACCTCAAGTCCTCAACTACTCTTATTGATGGTTGTCTCATTtttggtaaaatgaccattttacccttgtcaGCATATCCAACCTATTTAATGCTCATCTCCATTTTTGGACGTAAGAAGGGAGTAAATGACCACATAGTCAACCTGTTTAACCTAGTTTATGCAGATAAGTTACACCGAATATTTGTTGCAATGATTGTCTATGGGTATTTTTTTATGTGAAATTCATCttgttttgacttttgacttttatattttttcattgTGTGGTTATGATTTGTTTCAGGCATCAGGAATCTTGAAGCAAAATGAAGTGAATTCCAAAAGTAGTACAAAGATGGAATCACCTATTCCGATTCCAATGACTGAATACTCAAATTTGGACCAAGTGGATACTTCACTCTATCTCTTGCATACCCTTATTCATGTCAATGTTCTGTATATACATCCTGATCAATATAAATTTATGTTGATGTATATTAATTTGACAGATTTAGCTAGAAATATGTTCCCAGGTTCATCCAATTTTAACTCATCCAATGGTCTGGCTGATGTTGTATTGGTTAGTTACTACCTATCATCACATCTTGCAagcacaatcattcatatgtatgTAATGAATATTATATTAAGAATTTATGATTACTTTGGAACGTATCAGGGGTCAGCTTCAGAGACTCCGGTATCCAACATTCTTGAACCTGCTTTCTTCTCGAGTCTTCCAACTGTCCATTCCATGATTATTTTTGTGTGTATAAAGTATGTTCCAGTTCCTATTGTCCCTTAGAATGAGTGGTTTTTGTTTCGAATGAGATCACTACACAGCAACTTATAAAAACGGCaaaaaaatcataaaaccaaAATAGTAACTTGGATTCGAATCTTACAAACATTGAAAGTCTTATATATGTAGTTCTCAAATTGTTTTGTGTGTAAATGTGTTGATTTGTGTGTAAATGTAGCACGGGACAAAGTCCTACTGAAGGTGGGACAAGGGGTGAGGAGGTTGGGCAGGGACAGGGGTAGGGGTAGGGGCAGGGGCAGCAACAACAAGAGCAACTATGACAACATCAATTCAAAGAAGCATgtatctaactccattaattcACTCCTGACCATCCTAAAATCCTTTCCCAGTTGAAATGAATGCTATTGATATTTTCAGGTAATTATATTATACTTCTTTTTTCATTTTAGTTTATTGAAATCTGATTCTTTTAGTTTCCAATTAATGGGAGTTAATTTCTAACAGTTTGGAAGTAATACCCTTCTAGTACATGTGGTTTAGGGTTCAATTAATTTAGGAGATTCCTTTTAGTTTCTGATCAAAAGATTAAAATTCCGTTAATGCCCTTCTAGGATATTTGGCAATTAATGGAAGTTAATTCCCAACAGTTTTGATGACTCCAAGGTGTTGTTCACAAATTTTCATAATTAATTATCAATGGATCAAGAATGATCTTACTTTCTACTAtaataaattttctttttatttccacaaacaacatcaTGTActgtatatatgtttttttttaaatttggttAGTTTGTCAATTTCCTATTATCTTTTGGCATTGTGCTCCTCCTTTTGCTTCAATTGGTTTCTTAACCTAAACAACATATGTGATATAACAATATGTTCAATAAATTTGGCATGGAAATggaatatattatataatatatatatatatatatatatatatatatatatatatatatatatatatatatatatatatatatatatattgttctcCTTAAAGGGTTAAGACTTGGTCTTGCAGGGACTGAATCAGGTGCACCACCAAGATTACTATCTCTGGTACAAAAATGTTGGGATGCTGACATGCACAATAGGCCTTCATTTGATGATATCATCTCCAAACTTGATCTCAACATGGTTTTGCCCTGTTGCCTGTAACAGGCCTCTAAAAGATTCTCCTGTTCttatgtatgtgcctggtaattTGTGTTTGGTTATAAAATTAcacaaattaccattttacccctgcaaGATATGCTTATATTTACTTCCTAATTGGATGTGATACTTTGTGTAGGGTTGGAAGGAACTGGAACTGGCCTTGTTGACATGAGAAAGCTCTTGGAAAGTGGgttgaatttggctaagtcattattgagtgatatgggccaatgtacaactgcttatccatataatcagctgtttggagcattagtcttaaaaacttatgaaaggcaagattaaactttacttagttggaatttgatgtacatagtagattagatgcaaatttatatattgtaacaaATAGAATTGTgtaacattaaatttatgcaatcaattctattttttgtatatgatattttattttctattatgaaacattaaatataaatttaatttgaaaaaaagtaaatctataaataatattttttttaaacatttaaaattatgatacgcaaaaatgtgtgtcatctttatttatgacatggcctttcttgacaggggttttcttgagacgcattgtgtgtcattaacacgcgcgtcgtaaggttacggcACACGAttgcatgtcgtcttcctttatgacagggccttccttgatacgcattgcgtgtcgtaaacgcgcgtcgtaattgcgcgtcgtaaatgcgcgtcgtctctctttatgacagggccttccttgacacgcatttgcgcgtcgtctgagccttttacgacgcgcaatgagcatcgtaaaaggttgtttttctagtagtgacatcTTATTTACACTTTCGtaataacgactatgaatataaatataagttatacttaaaatcCTAGTAAGTGTCGCTTAGCTTACAGAGAATTTCTAGCGAAAATTGGGATTTGTGCTGCCGGAACTTTGATACCGAGTACTTCAATTAGTCGAGCCTAGATTGTCACACTCCTGGCCGACGACGGA
This window encodes:
- the LOC111882437 gene encoding auxin efflux carrier component 5, with amino-acid sequence MIGWEDIYNVLTAMLPLYVALTLGYGSVKWWNMFNPSDCDTINRLNCYFIMPLFTFEFTTRINPYQFNHLFIAADVISKAIILVTISLWANCSSKGSYQWSVTSFSLSSLNNTLVVGVPLMRAMYGSLGENMVIQSSILQSMIWSMFQLFMLEIQRAKKQMDLAVAVDKSAMDLENESEGDKSRRPNSVLILMKTVGLKLSKNPNSYACILGLFWALVSYRWNVQMPNILEGSILIMSKAGSGVAMFCMGLFMALQEKVIDCGVRLTVFGMVMRFVVAPVTFAVGSLAVGLRGDALHVAIIQAALPQAISSFVYAKEYGLHANVLSTAVIFGTIISIPVLVSYYALLDLLHG